From a region of the Calliphora vicina chromosome 4, idCalVici1.1, whole genome shotgun sequence genome:
- the pot gene encoding uncharacterized protein pot produces MNEQYSIKLLPLAALLVMSCLQFVNVTAQSNYVQHGDSGNYTTNGLPEEATLDGKVTKLDDISPLIFLNRTKAALNCAAGSMQVDMKFNEPFHGIIQADYDRSSACRVNGKGALTYRLELPLKGCGTLQNPTRVFTNNIIVRFHANLEMDGDEIITIVCRYPPPIPSLPPALPAPILNPIAAGTVIQPPLKGIQILMIICAIMFLTLLLLGLAVSYYCLRSRPIPVVRRLPMSMGSGSEITKLSGSSLGGIGDFEGVKIPRAHAALTTVHSSSGSEGALIPSDYPSESHSEIEEIDTRSLPFSSAGSFENRAFVQETSSIYSDHYGHTQEVQAANAVATAIPRHPIAIKETSSPKFDVQVRVKKSPPPPPSPQTSDTESVATLRPDRNNLSTIMETHEDRESIITMESLPGQEETVHTQFVYTPDIHSAPHHSEITVPPTPQPVFSVYTRTHHEVVDGRPETWSDYTDGPALSEITDMTSRAPDVHSVAEMVDSTHFVETEYMPPEPPIVIKKPQITSHTVDDVYLRTITEKKTIEDIESHKRKITEYKAKAKPLPPPIPDPTWDVKIRNFPTEREQQQWENFSDISSVSGLTLTPKMERSELSLPPMKHTELPQQIYDNKLQLTSPQLVGNMKPIEIPPADKAVPNWDVLIRILEEPEMSEADDVSSVHSSVNPLTRYLSYDDKTKWKEIITTESSLRTMLTEAVVKEDFERIRLDTRYERIFEPQAWDVIIRILAPPSDDEGDVELRGPKRGKKNQPWDTRSRRSSLPTLYEYDSDGGSSVRTIRMDPSMPINPNAFNTQRSRRSSRTSYHTDHNDFRSMSEVTVDFGRLDNMSNASSYYPMQYDDDDMSERRSFHRSVSHPSLARSASEFTEHWAAPEDMSSPEGTPTPRRSQKLTTFQPRGVPAPPPPPRAGRMVAQTQSEYVETRRSSAYRSDAEPRPREW; encoded by the exons GTTACCAAACTAGACGATATTAGtcctttgatttttttaaatcgtacaAAAGCAGCCCTTAACTGTGCAGCCGGTTCTATGCAG GTTgatatgaaatttaatgaacCCTTCCATGGTATTATACAAGCTGATTACGATCGTAGCAGTGCTTGTCGCGTTAATGGTAAAGGTGCATTAACTTATAGATTGGAATTGCCATTGAAAGGATGTGGCACTCTGCAG AATCCAACACGTGTTTTTACCAATAATATCATTGTACGTTTTCATGCCAATTTGGAAATGGATGGTGATGAGATTATAACCATAGTGTGTCGTTATCCACCACCCATACCATCACTGCCACCAGCATTGCCAGCTCCTAT CTTAAATCCCATAGCTGCTGGTACTGTGATCCAACCACCGCTGAAGGGCATCCAAATTCTTATGATTATTTGTGCTATTATGTTCTTGACTTTATTGTTGTTGGGTTTGGCCGTTTCATATTATTGCTTGCGTAGCCGTCCTATACCAGTGGTTCGTCGTCTTCCTATGTCGATGGGAAGTGGTTCAGAAATTACTAAACTCAGTGGCAGTAGCTTGGGTGGTATTGGAGACTTTGAAGGTGTTAAAATACCCAGAGCTCATGCTGCTTTAACTACGGTACACAGTTCGTCGGGTAGTGAAGGTGCTTTGATACCTTCCGACTATCCTAGCGAATCACATTCCGAAATTGAAGAAATCGATACgag ATCCCTGCCTTTCAGCTCAGCTGGAAGTTTCGAAAATCGTGCATTTGTCCAAGAGACTTCAAGCATTTATAGCGATCATTATGGTCATACACAAGAGGTACAGGCTGCCAATGCGGTGGCTACTGCCATACCTCGTCATCCCATTGCCATTAAAGAAACATCATCGCCGAAATTCGATGTTCAAGTACGTGTTAAGAAATCACCACCCCCACCACCATCCCCTCAGACTTCCGATACCGAAAGTGTGGCTACACTACGTCCCGATCGCAATAATCTCTCTACAATTATGGAAACTCACGAAGATCGCGAAAGTATTATAACCATGGAATCACTGCCCGGTCAAGAAGAAACTGTACACACACAATTTGTCTACACACCCGATATACACTCTGCACCCCATCACTCTGAAATTACAGTGCCACCAACACCACAACCTGTGTTCTCCGTTTATACTCGTACTCACCATGAAGTGGTTGATGGTCGTCCCGAAACCTGGTCTGATTATACCGATGGCCCAGCTCTAAGTGAAATTACCGACATGACTTCTCGAGCACCCGATGTACATTCAGTGGCTGAAATGGTCGATAGTACGCACTTTGTTGAAACCGAATACATGCCACCAGAGCCACCAATTGTCATCAAGAAACCGCAAATAACCTCTCACACTGTGGATGATGTCTATTTGCGTACCATCACTGAGAAGAAGACCATTGAAGACATTGAGTCGCATAAGCGTAAGATTACCGAATACAAGGCTAAAGCTAAACCACTGCCTCCACCCATACCCGATCCAACCTGGGACGTTAAGATACGTAATTTCCCCACCGAACGTGAGCAGCAACAATGGGAGAATTTCTCGGATATTTCTAGCGTTTCTGGTCTAACTTTGACACCCAAAATGGAAAGATCCGAACTATCATTGCCGCCCATGAAACACACTGAACTACCACAACAGATCTATGACAACAAGCTGCAATTGACTAGTCCCCAATTGGTGGGTAATATGAAACCCATTGAAATACCACCAGCCGATAAGGCCGTACCCAACTGGGATGTGTTGATAAGAATCTTGGAAGAACCAGAAATGTCAGAGGCCGATGATGTTAGTTCCGTACACTCAAGTGTCAATCCTTTAACACGCTATCTCAGCTATGATGACAAGACCAAATGGAAGGAAATTATTACCACAGAATCATCATTGCGTACCATGTTAACCGAGGCTGTGGTCAAGGAAGATTTCGAACGTATACGCTTGGATACCAGATATGAACGTATATTTGAACCTCAAGCTTGGGATGTTATTATACGCATTTTGGCTCCACCCTCCGATGATGAAGGCGATGTAGAGCTTAGAGGTCCTAAGCGCGGCAAGAAGAACCAACCTTGGGATACACGTTCTAGGCGCAGCTCCCTACCAACGCTTTATGAATACGACAGTGATGGTGGTTCTAGTGTACGCACTATACGTATGGATCCCTCAATGCCCATCAATCCCAATGCTTTTAATACACAACGTTCCAGAAGATCTTCACGCACTTCTTACCACACCGATCACAATGATTTCCGTTCCATGTCCGAGGTGACCGTGGACTTTGGTAGATTAGACAACATGTCCAATGCTAGCTCATATTATCCCATGCAATATGATGACGATGATATGTCTGAAAGGCGTTCTTTCCATAGATCGGTAAGTCATCCTTCGTTGGCACGCTCAGCTAGTGAATTTACCGAACACTGGGCTGCACCAGAGGATATGTCATCGCCAGAGGGAACTCCAACACCAAGAAGatcacaaaaattg accacCTTCCAGCCACGTGGGGTACCAGCACCTCCACCACCACCCCGAGCCGGTCGTATGGTGGCACAAACTCAAAGTGAATATGTGGAAACAAGACGTTCTTCAGCATATCGCAGCGATGCTGAACCTAGACCCAGAGAATGGTAG